From Medicago truncatula cultivar Jemalong A17 chromosome 7, MtrunA17r5.0-ANR, whole genome shotgun sequence, a single genomic window includes:
- the LOC112417413 gene encoding replication protein A 70 kDa DNA-binding subunit A-like: MSREFGFIKDLKKDVNVCKVGFRVLDLWTVTASNGRQHLELIICDGKGDRAHAITRQADFQRLKSSIEENQTYVLHNCLMFDNDVLFKPVDYPFKLVFGAGTKVTRSDKLTDIPSHEFRFKSFKEIGEGVFKDDVLYEIIGVIHEIGKTTVIGDGKKPCTNIVLRDESGNLVDVTLWDKYSVQLMTFLAERKDRGSVILILTHAQCKLADNGKPNLCNNWSVSKLLINLKHPVVEAFRASLQAQGHRFDQSLCQVSSSSQRVNYDEFSNLSGVKSIAEFRDFDKDTYCITVAKSLKFNPNRYGWYYETCTKCTKASRSGGASYKCSCGEEVEVPLTRYKVVVIMEYRDHKAEFLFWDKECFQILGVAADTLRKTMQQVGEDDPHIYPEVLDKLLKIEFALRVKYQLGAEG, from the exons ATGTCTAGGGAATTTGGCTTTATCAAAGATCTAAAAAAGGACGTAAATGTTTGTAAAGTTGGTTTTAGAGTTCTTGACTTATGGACTGTCACTGCTAGCAATGGTCGTCAGCATCTCGAACTTATAATTTGTGATGGAAAG GGTGACAGAGCTCATGCGATAACTCGACAGGCCGACTTTCAGCGTTTGAAGTCATCGATTGAAGAAAACCAGACCTATGTTTTGCATAATTGTCTTATGTTCGataatgatgttttattcaaaCCTGTGGATTATCCATTTAAGTTGGTATTTGGTGCTGGTACAAAGGTCACAAGGAGTGATAAGCTCACTGATATTCCTTCTCATGAGTTTAGATTTAAGTCATTTAAGGAGATTGGAGAAGGGGTATTTAAAGATGATGTTTTATATG aaatcatcggTGTTATCCATGAAATTGGTAAGACAACAGTTATTGGTGATGGGAAAAAACCTTGCACTAATATTGTGCTGAGAGATGAGAG TGGAAATTTGGTGGATGTGACCTTATGGGATAAATATTCTGTGCAACTGATGACATTTCTTGCTGAGCGGAAAGATAGAGGGTCAGTTATTTTGATACTAACTCACGCTCAATGCAAGCTTGCAG ATAATGGTAAGCCAAATCTTTGCAACAATTGGTCGGTTTCTAAGTTGCTTATTAATTTGAAGCATCCAGTTGTTGAGGCATTTAGAGCTAG TCTTCAAGCTCAGGGCCATAGGTTTGATCAGAGCTTATGTCAGGTTTCATCCTCTTCTCAACGTGTCAACTATGATGAGTTTTCGAATCTCTCTGGTGTTAAATCTATTGCTGAGTTTAGAGATTTCGATAAG GATACCTATTGTATTACTGTTGCGAAGTCACTTAAGTTCAATCCTAATCGATATGGATGGTATTATGAAACCTGCACTAAGTGTACCAAAGCTTCAAGGTCGGGTGGTGCGAGTTACAAATGCTCATGTGGGGAGGAAGTTGAGGTTCCGCTGACTAG GTATAAGGTCGTTGTGATAATGGAGTATCGTGATCATAAggctgaatttttattttgggaCAAGGAATGTTTTCAAATTCTTGGAGTTGCTGCTGATACTCTTAGAAAGACAATGCAACAG GTTGGTGAGGATGATCCTCATATATATCCTGAAGTTCTAGACAAGTTGCTTAAGATTGAATTTGCATTGCGTGTAAAGTATCAGCT AGGTGCAGAAGGTTAA
- the LOC25498007 gene encoding phosphoglucan phosphatase LSF1, chloroplastic isoform X1 yields the protein MLFVDPNLPVPCLLFCLPQNSHASLLHFHNQRLTVKSTFSLLFSSLLFSSTTMLSLQFNIHHLPSPQLLRTSNISSFSPTSLSLFYNKHHLFRYNVRTLKNYRVFAMSGDNDSAFKMNLNEYLVTLDKPLGIRFALTSDGKIIVHSLAKGVSKGNAEKSRIIMVGDTLKKAGDSSQNSLVEIKDVGDTQKVLKEQTSSFSLVLERPASTFPIQLLHNKTNDLEIVYNRGRVPVVTWNKTLLASNLQPSSDSCGNSGFSTFNSKFLNSNGSKLLSNQNQHAITHGERNSLTEQTIQLACVFTDEASRDGDWAHGSFPLEEYIQALDRAKDEMYYNHSLGMRYSKITEQIYVGSCIQTGDDVETLAKVEGVTAVLNFQSGTEAENWGINVKSINDYCQRNNILIINYPIRDGDSYDMRKKLPFCVGLLLRLLRKNLRVFVTCTSGFDRSPACVIAYLHWMTDVSLHAAHTWVTGMHTCRPDRPAIAWATWDLIAMVEGGQHDAPTHAVTFVWNGHEGEDVNLVGDFTGNWKEPLKAKHRGGSRHEVEVKLPQGKYYYKFIVNGQWKHSTSSPAERDDSGNVNNIIMIGETASVRPSVQHQQKDANVVKVIERPLNEKERFMLAKAARCIAFSICPVRLAPK from the exons ATGCTGTTTGTTGACCCCAATCTCCCCGTGCCGTGTCTTCTGTTCTGTCTTCCTCAAAACTCACATGCTTCACTTCTTCACTTCCATAATCAACGCTTAACAGTAAAATCcactttttctcttctcttctcttctcttctcttctcttccacAACCATGCTTTCTCTCCAATTCAATATCCACCATCTTCCTTCACCTCAACTCCTTCGCACCAGTAACATTTCTTCATTCTCTCCCACCTCTCTCTCACTCTTCTACAACAAGCACCATCTTTTTCGGTATAATGTTAGAACGCTAAAAAACTATAGGGTTTTTGCAATGTCTGGTGATAATGACTCTGCATTCAAGATGAACCTCAATGAGTATCTTGTTACTCTTGATAAGCCTCTTGGGATTCGGTTTGCTCTTACTTCTGATGGGAAAATCATTGTTCACTCTCTCGCCAAAGGGGTTAGTAAA GGTAATGCGGAGAAGTCCAGGATAATTATGGTGGGTGACACTTTGAAGAAAGCCGGTGATTCCTCTCAGAATAGTCTTGTTGAGATTAAAGATGTTGGAGATACACA GAAGGTGCTAAAGGAGCAAACAAGTTCTTTTAGCTTGGTTCTTGAGAGGCCCGCATCTACATTTCCCATTCAACTGCTGCATAATAAGACGAATGATCTTGAAATAGTATATAATAGAGGTCGAGTTCCTGTTGTCACATGGAACAAGACACTATTAGCATCAAATTTACAACCATCTAGTGATAGCTGTGGGAATTCTGGATTTTCGACGTTCAACTCAAAGTTTCTTAATTCAAATGGAAGCAAGTTATTGAgcaatcaaaatcaacatgCCATCACCCACGGTGAAAGAAATTCCTTAACTGAACAAACAATACAACTTGCTTGCGTTTTCACTGACGAAGCGAGTAGAGATGGAGATTGGGCTCACGGAAGTTTTCCACTTGAGGAATATATTCAGGCTCTAGATCGTGCCAAGGATGAGATGTACTATAATCACTCTCTTGGTATGCGTTATAGTAAG ATTACCGAGCAAATATATGTGGGATCTTGCATCCAAACAGGAGATGATGTGGAAACCTTGGCAAAAGTTGAG GGAGTTACCGCTGTTCTGAATTTCCAAAGTGGAACTGAAGCTGAAAATTGGGGAATCAATGTGAAATCAATCAATGACTATTGTCAGAGGAATAATATTCTCATCATCAACTATCCTATACG cGATGGAGATTCTTATGACATGAGGAAAAAACTCCCATTTTGTGTTGGGCTTTTATTACGGTTGCTAAGAAAGAATCTTCGCGTTTTTGTTACTTGCACTTCTGGATTTGATCGGTCTCCTGCTTGTGTGATTGCATACCTACATTGGATGACAGACGTTTCCCTACATGCAGCTCATACTTGGGTCACTGGGATGCACACGTGCAGACCTGACAG GCCGGCAATTGCATGGGCAACATGGGATCTTATAGCTATGGTTGAAGGGGGCCAACATGATGCTCCCACACATGCTGTCACATTTGTGTGGAATGGTCACGAG GGGGAGGATGTAAATTTGGTTGGAGACTTTACCGGAAATTGGAAAGAACCACTTAAGGCAAAGCATCGGGGTGGATCAAGACATGAAGTAGAAGTTAAACTTCCACAAGGAAA GTATTACTACAAGTTCATTGTTAATGGACAATGGAAGCATTCAACATCTTCACCAGCTGAAAGGGATGATAGCGGAAATGTTAACAATATAATAATGATTGGCGAAACTGCCAGCGTCCGTCCTTCTGTTCAGCACCAGCAAAAA GACGCCAACGTTGTGAAGGTGATTGAAAGACCTTTGAATGAAAAAGAGAGGTTTATGTTGGCAAAAGCTGCTCGTTGCATCGCTTTCTCTATCTGCCCTGTCAGATTAGCTCCCAAATAG
- the LOC25498007 gene encoding phosphoglucan phosphatase LSF1, chloroplastic isoform X2, producing MLFVDPNLPVPCLLFCLPQNSHASLLHFHNQRLTVKSTFSLLFSSLLFSSTTMLSLQFNIHHLPSPQLLRTSNISSFSPTSLSLFYNKHHLFRYNVRTLKNYRVFAMSGDNDSAFKMNLNEYLVTLDKPLGIRFALTSDGKIIVHSLAKGGNAEKSRIIMVGDTLKKAGDSSQNSLVEIKDVGDTQKVLKEQTSSFSLVLERPASTFPIQLLHNKTNDLEIVYNRGRVPVVTWNKTLLASNLQPSSDSCGNSGFSTFNSKFLNSNGSKLLSNQNQHAITHGERNSLTEQTIQLACVFTDEASRDGDWAHGSFPLEEYIQALDRAKDEMYYNHSLGMRYSKITEQIYVGSCIQTGDDVETLAKVEGVTAVLNFQSGTEAENWGINVKSINDYCQRNNILIINYPIRDGDSYDMRKKLPFCVGLLLRLLRKNLRVFVTCTSGFDRSPACVIAYLHWMTDVSLHAAHTWVTGMHTCRPDRPAIAWATWDLIAMVEGGQHDAPTHAVTFVWNGHEGEDVNLVGDFTGNWKEPLKAKHRGGSRHEVEVKLPQGKYYYKFIVNGQWKHSTSSPAERDDSGNVNNIIMIGETASVRPSVQHQQKDANVVKVIERPLNEKERFMLAKAARCIAFSICPVRLAPK from the exons ATGCTGTTTGTTGACCCCAATCTCCCCGTGCCGTGTCTTCTGTTCTGTCTTCCTCAAAACTCACATGCTTCACTTCTTCACTTCCATAATCAACGCTTAACAGTAAAATCcactttttctcttctcttctcttctcttctcttctcttccacAACCATGCTTTCTCTCCAATTCAATATCCACCATCTTCCTTCACCTCAACTCCTTCGCACCAGTAACATTTCTTCATTCTCTCCCACCTCTCTCTCACTCTTCTACAACAAGCACCATCTTTTTCGGTATAATGTTAGAACGCTAAAAAACTATAGGGTTTTTGCAATGTCTGGTGATAATGACTCTGCATTCAAGATGAACCTCAATGAGTATCTTGTTACTCTTGATAAGCCTCTTGGGATTCGGTTTGCTCTTACTTCTGATGGGAAAATCATTGTTCACTCTCTCGCCAAAGGG GGTAATGCGGAGAAGTCCAGGATAATTATGGTGGGTGACACTTTGAAGAAAGCCGGTGATTCCTCTCAGAATAGTCTTGTTGAGATTAAAGATGTTGGAGATACACA GAAGGTGCTAAAGGAGCAAACAAGTTCTTTTAGCTTGGTTCTTGAGAGGCCCGCATCTACATTTCCCATTCAACTGCTGCATAATAAGACGAATGATCTTGAAATAGTATATAATAGAGGTCGAGTTCCTGTTGTCACATGGAACAAGACACTATTAGCATCAAATTTACAACCATCTAGTGATAGCTGTGGGAATTCTGGATTTTCGACGTTCAACTCAAAGTTTCTTAATTCAAATGGAAGCAAGTTATTGAgcaatcaaaatcaacatgCCATCACCCACGGTGAAAGAAATTCCTTAACTGAACAAACAATACAACTTGCTTGCGTTTTCACTGACGAAGCGAGTAGAGATGGAGATTGGGCTCACGGAAGTTTTCCACTTGAGGAATATATTCAGGCTCTAGATCGTGCCAAGGATGAGATGTACTATAATCACTCTCTTGGTATGCGTTATAGTAAG ATTACCGAGCAAATATATGTGGGATCTTGCATCCAAACAGGAGATGATGTGGAAACCTTGGCAAAAGTTGAG GGAGTTACCGCTGTTCTGAATTTCCAAAGTGGAACTGAAGCTGAAAATTGGGGAATCAATGTGAAATCAATCAATGACTATTGTCAGAGGAATAATATTCTCATCATCAACTATCCTATACG cGATGGAGATTCTTATGACATGAGGAAAAAACTCCCATTTTGTGTTGGGCTTTTATTACGGTTGCTAAGAAAGAATCTTCGCGTTTTTGTTACTTGCACTTCTGGATTTGATCGGTCTCCTGCTTGTGTGATTGCATACCTACATTGGATGACAGACGTTTCCCTACATGCAGCTCATACTTGGGTCACTGGGATGCACACGTGCAGACCTGACAG GCCGGCAATTGCATGGGCAACATGGGATCTTATAGCTATGGTTGAAGGGGGCCAACATGATGCTCCCACACATGCTGTCACATTTGTGTGGAATGGTCACGAG GGGGAGGATGTAAATTTGGTTGGAGACTTTACCGGAAATTGGAAAGAACCACTTAAGGCAAAGCATCGGGGTGGATCAAGACATGAAGTAGAAGTTAAACTTCCACAAGGAAA GTATTACTACAAGTTCATTGTTAATGGACAATGGAAGCATTCAACATCTTCACCAGCTGAAAGGGATGATAGCGGAAATGTTAACAATATAATAATGATTGGCGAAACTGCCAGCGTCCGTCCTTCTGTTCAGCACCAGCAAAAA GACGCCAACGTTGTGAAGGTGATTGAAAGACCTTTGAATGAAAAAGAGAGGTTTATGTTGGCAAAAGCTGCTCGTTGCATCGCTTTCTCTATCTGCCCTGTCAGATTAGCTCCCAAATAG
- the LOC120576968 gene encoding uncharacterized protein, which yields MVHELEVKRSEVKKGRGRPKSNIGLASRAMNYVQIVSNFSESIQGGLKRRCLCEIKTVEHDEMRSANHLPMNVDRGYSVPKALETQLQSQPYALNESQSSSQVEIDLSSIIRNESDISETRMNPGNHKDNVCSASRAMDFEEIVSQLSQSNQGSLECKHSHEFDVVEHHEKRSFDHRLKNVNRSCSIDETLLAPTQSQPYAFDKSQTIGQSEKNLAGNLQCHGDVSKMIMQDSFSKPVSEVFLPESDSDLESEDEADSDYNLSEISECSSNYDSASEDDDEHIQFEERHYSESSNRSSYVDLGDPLHECVHCGACLWYNERLVKSKDSQNPKFSLCCRKGKVQLPTLPKPPEFLRHLLFDYETPESKNFLSQIRTYNMMFAFTSPGAKYDSSFNNGKGPPTVRIQGQFCHRIGSMLPKNGEPPRFGQLYIYDTENEIQNRIQGVRNNRNIDPKIVENLSTMLYENNTHAKCFKMARERLYSDIDVPDLKLRLISNRKTDGRVYNLPTVSEVAALIVGDVGDAEKRDIIVQAHGGQLQRIDEFHASYLAYQYPLLFPYGEDGYRPNIAHRGIDQGDDTMDVKKHNRLTVREWLAYRIQMRLFEAKTLLSSRRLFLEFLVDGFTMLEAEKLSWLKRNQKKLRVSKYKNLHDEGQQNNAPGSTKGKRYVLPSTYVGGRRFMDQLYFDGMAICSKVGFPDLFITFTCNPKWPEIVRLLTPLHQRAHDRPDIVARIFKMKFDQLMSDLIKNAILGKVLAYIYTIEFQKRGLPHAHILLFFHPSNKYPTPDDIDRIISAEIPDPVKQPELYNLVKAHMVHGPCGLANENSPCMRDGKCSKYYPKKFQSVTIVDQEGFPVYRRRKNGRTIEKAGILLNNSHVVPHNPTLLLKYQAHINMEWCNQSSSIKYLFKYINKGSDRIGAVIEPVEVQASSSQHNRLDEIKEYLNCRYVSASEACWRIFSYSIHGRKPAVERLFFHDEGENCVYYKDHEQIADVLLKASVTESMFTSWMEANKLYPEARLLTYVEFVSKFVYEKKKIMETSEKRGPTCYKDLKFIKGVQYLTFREACFALGFLEDDREFIRAIKDASVWGSDLLLTDEELQDLTLTEIEKHLQSNGRSLREFKCMPYPSNYVPDFLGNRLIYEEKNYDPVFQKQVFEQLFGSLTG from the exons ATGGTTCATGAACTAGAAGTCAAGAGGTCGGAGGTGAAAAAGGGGCGCGGTAGACCTAAGAGTAATATTGGTTTAGCGTCAAGAGCAATGAACTACGTTCAAATTGTCTCAAATTTTTCAGAATCTATTCAAG GTGGCCTAAAACGAAGATGTTTGTGTGAAATTAAAACTGTAGAACATGATGAAATGAGAAGCGCAAACCATCTTCCGATGAATGTTGATCGAGGTTATTCTGTTCCAAAGGCTTTAGAAACTCAACTGCAGTCTCAACCTTATGCATTAAATGAGTCTCAAAGCAGTAGTCAGGTAGAGATAGATCTGTCTTCCATTATCCGCAATGAAAGTGATATCTCGGAGACAAGAATGAATCCTGGTAATCATAAAGACAATGTTTGTTCAGCGTCAAGAGCAATGGATTTTGAGGAAATTGTCTCTCAGCTTTCACAATCCAATCAAG GTAGTCTAGAATGCAAACATTCACATGAATTTGATGTTGTGGAACATCATGAAAAGAGAAGCTTTGACCATCGTCTGAAAAATGTTAATAGAAGTTGTTCTATTGATGAGACTTTGTTGGCTCCAACACAATCTCAACCTTATGCATTTGATAAATCTCAAACCATTGGTCAGTCTGAAAAAAACCTGGCGGGCAATCTTCAATGTCATGGTGATGTGTCAAAGATGATTATGCAAGACTCATTTAGTAAACCTGTTTCTGAAGTCTTTTTGCCAGAGAGTGATAGCGATCTTGAAAGTGAAGATGAAGCTGATTCCGATTATAATCTATCAGAAATTTCTG agtGTAGCAGCAACTATGATTCTGCcagtgaagatgatgatgaacacATACAATTTGAGGAAAGACACTATTCTGAATCGTCTAATCGAT CAAGCTATGTAGATCTTGGAGATCCTTTACATGAGTGTGTTCATTGCGGAGCATGTTTGTGGTATAATGAACGACTTGTGAAAAGCAAAGACTCTCAAAATCCAAAGTTTTCTTTGTGCTGTCGTAAGGGAAAGGTTCAACTGCCAACATTGCCAAAACCTCCTGAGTTTTTGAGACATttattgtttgattatgaaaCGCCGGAGAGTAAAAATTTTCTTAGTCAGATTAGAACCTATAACATGATGTTTGCATTTACATCACCTGGAGCTAAATATGATTCCAGTTTTAATAATGGAAAAGGACCTCCTACAGTTAGAATTCAAGGTCAATTTTGTCATAGGATTGGCAGCATGTTGCCAAAGAATGGAGAACCTCCTAGGTTTGGTCAGCTCTATATCTATGACACAgaaaatgaaatacaaaatcGAATTCAAGGTGTAAG GAACAATAGAAATATTGATCccaaaattgttgaaaatttatCAACGATGTTGTATGAAAATAACACTCATGCAAAATGTTTCAAGATGGCAAGAGAAAGATTATATTCTGATATAGACGTTCCTGATCTTAAACTTAGGTTAATATCAAATAGGAAAACAGATGGTCGAGTTTACAATCTTCCAACTGTATCCGAAGTAGCTGCATTAATTGTAGGAGATGTTGGTGATGCTGAAAAAAGGGATATTATTGTTCAAGCTCATGGTGGTCAATTGCAAAGGATTGATGAATTTCATGCTAGCTATCTTGCTTATCAGTATCCGTTACTTTTCCCGTACGGAGAAGATGGATATAGACCTAATATTGCACACAGAGGAATTGATCAAGGTGATGATACTATGGATGTGAAGAAACATAATAGGTTAACAGTTAGAGAGTGGCTAGCATATAGAATTCAGATGAGATTATTTGAAGCCAAAACATTGTTATCCTCCAGGAGATTGTTTCTAGAATTTTTGGTGGATGGTTTCACAATGTTAGAGGCAGAAAAACTGAGTTGGCTTAAGAGGAATCAAAAAAAGCTCAGAGTTTCGAAATACAAGAATCTTCATGATGAAGGTCAGCAGAATAATGCTCCAGGATCAACCAAAGGAAAAAGATATGTTTTGCCGTCCACTTACGTTGGAGGCCGCCGATTTATGGATCAGCTTTACTTTGATGGAATGGCTATCTGCAGCAAAGTTGGGTTTCCTGATCTTTTCATTACCTTTACATGTAATCCCAAGTGGCCAGAGATCGTAAGATTGTTGACTCCTTTGCATCAAAGAGCACACGATCGGCCCGACATTGTGGCAAGGATCTTTAAGATGAAATTTGATCAACTGATGTCGGATTTGATAAAGAATGCAATATTGGGAAAAGTCTTGGCAT ataTATATACAATTGAGTTTCAAAAAAGAGGGTTACCTCATGCACATATTCTACTTTTCTTTCATCCGTCGAACAAGTATCCTACTCCAGATGATATCGATCGAATCATTTCTGCAGAGATACCTGATCCTGTAAAACAACCAGAATTGTACAACTTGGTTAAGGCGCACATGGTTCATGGTCCATGTGGTTTAGCAAATGAAAACTCACCTTGCATGAGAGATGGGAAATGCTCTAAATACTATCCTAAGAAATTCCAGTCAGTGACAATTGTCGATCAAGAAGGATTCCCTGTGTATAGAAGGAGAAAAAATGGCCGGACCATAGAGAAAGCAGGTATTCTTCTTAACAATTCACATGTTGTTCCACATAATCCAACTCTGCTTCTCAAGTATCAAGCTCATATCAATATGGAGTGGTGCAATCAAAGTTCCtcaattaaatatttgtttaagtaTATTAATAAGGGTTCAGATAGGATTGGTGCTGTAATTGAGCCAGTTGAAGTGCAGGCTTCATCTTCTCAACATAACAGATTAGATGAAATAAAAGAATATCTTAATTGCAGATATGTTTCAGCAAGTGAGGCATGTTGGAGAATATTTTCTTATTCAATACATGGTAGAAAGCCTGCTGTAGAGAGGTTATTCTTTCACGATGAGGGTGAAAATTGTGTTTACTATAAAGATCATGAGCAAATTGCTGATGTTTTGCTTAAGGCGAGTGTGACTGAATCAATGTTCACTTCTTGGATGGAGGCTAATAAGTTGTACCCTGAAGCAAGATTATTAACCTATGTAGAATTTGTTTCTaagtttgtttatgaaaaaaaaaagatcatggAAACCTCGGAAAAAAGG GGACCAACATGCTATAAGgatctaaaatttattaaaggaGTCCAATATCTTACGTTCCGAGAAGCATGTTTTGCCTTAGGATTTTTAGAAGATGATAGAGAGTTCATCAGGGCAATAAAAGACGCATCTGTATGGGGTTCAg atttaTTGTTGACAGATGAAGAATTGCAAGATTTAACCCTCACAGAAATTGAGAAGCATTTGCAATCTAACGGAAGAAGCTTAAGAGAGTTCAAATGTATGCCATATCCAAGCAATTATGTTCCAGATTTTTTGGGAAATAGACTGATAtacgaagaaaaaaattatgatcctGTTTTCCAAAAACAAGTTTTTGAGCAATTGTTTGGATCTCTTACAGGTTAG
- the LOC25498007 gene encoding phosphoglucan phosphatase LSF1, chloroplastic isoform X3, whose amino-acid sequence MLFVDPNLPVPCLLFCLPQNSHASLLHFHNQRLTVKSTFSLLFSSLLFSSTTMLSLQFNIHHLPSPQLLRTSNISSFSPTSLSLFYNKHHLFRYNVRTLKNYRVFAMSGDNDSAFKMNLNEYLVTLDKPLGIRFALTSDGKIIVHSLAKGVSKGNAEKSRIIMVGDTLKKAGDSSQNSLVEIKDVGDTQKVLKEQTSSFSLVLERPASTFPIQLLHNKTNDLEIVYNRGRVPVVTWNKTLLASNLQPSSDSCGNSGFSTFNSKFLNSNGSKLLSNQNQHAITHGERNSLTEQTIQLACVFTDEASRDGDWAHGSFPLEEYIQALDRAKDEMYYNHSLGMRYSKITEQIYVGSCIQTGDDVETLAKVEGVTAVLNFQSGTEAENWGINVKSINDYCQRNNILIINYPIRDGDSYDMRKKLPFCVGLLLRLLRKNLRVFVTCTSGFDRSPACVIAYLHWMTDVSLHAAHTWVTGMHTCRPDRSTCNRQVSFLLTYQHSRKFHHFQVPLSPHP is encoded by the exons ATGCTGTTTGTTGACCCCAATCTCCCCGTGCCGTGTCTTCTGTTCTGTCTTCCTCAAAACTCACATGCTTCACTTCTTCACTTCCATAATCAACGCTTAACAGTAAAATCcactttttctcttctcttctcttctcttctcttctcttccacAACCATGCTTTCTCTCCAATTCAATATCCACCATCTTCCTTCACCTCAACTCCTTCGCACCAGTAACATTTCTTCATTCTCTCCCACCTCTCTCTCACTCTTCTACAACAAGCACCATCTTTTTCGGTATAATGTTAGAACGCTAAAAAACTATAGGGTTTTTGCAATGTCTGGTGATAATGACTCTGCATTCAAGATGAACCTCAATGAGTATCTTGTTACTCTTGATAAGCCTCTTGGGATTCGGTTTGCTCTTACTTCTGATGGGAAAATCATTGTTCACTCTCTCGCCAAAGGGGTTAGTAAA GGTAATGCGGAGAAGTCCAGGATAATTATGGTGGGTGACACTTTGAAGAAAGCCGGTGATTCCTCTCAGAATAGTCTTGTTGAGATTAAAGATGTTGGAGATACACA GAAGGTGCTAAAGGAGCAAACAAGTTCTTTTAGCTTGGTTCTTGAGAGGCCCGCATCTACATTTCCCATTCAACTGCTGCATAATAAGACGAATGATCTTGAAATAGTATATAATAGAGGTCGAGTTCCTGTTGTCACATGGAACAAGACACTATTAGCATCAAATTTACAACCATCTAGTGATAGCTGTGGGAATTCTGGATTTTCGACGTTCAACTCAAAGTTTCTTAATTCAAATGGAAGCAAGTTATTGAgcaatcaaaatcaacatgCCATCACCCACGGTGAAAGAAATTCCTTAACTGAACAAACAATACAACTTGCTTGCGTTTTCACTGACGAAGCGAGTAGAGATGGAGATTGGGCTCACGGAAGTTTTCCACTTGAGGAATATATTCAGGCTCTAGATCGTGCCAAGGATGAGATGTACTATAATCACTCTCTTGGTATGCGTTATAGTAAG ATTACCGAGCAAATATATGTGGGATCTTGCATCCAAACAGGAGATGATGTGGAAACCTTGGCAAAAGTTGAG GGAGTTACCGCTGTTCTGAATTTCCAAAGTGGAACTGAAGCTGAAAATTGGGGAATCAATGTGAAATCAATCAATGACTATTGTCAGAGGAATAATATTCTCATCATCAACTATCCTATACG cGATGGAGATTCTTATGACATGAGGAAAAAACTCCCATTTTGTGTTGGGCTTTTATTACGGTTGCTAAGAAAGAATCTTCGCGTTTTTGTTACTTGCACTTCTGGATTTGATCGGTCTCCTGCTTGTGTGATTGCATACCTACATTGGATGACAGACGTTTCCCTACATGCAGCTCATACTTGGGTCACTGGGATGCACACGTGCAGACCTGACAG ATCCACATGCAATCGGCAGGTTTCTTTCCTCTTGACCTATCAACACTCTCGCAAGTTTCATCATTTTCAAGTGCCGTTATCTCCTCATCCATAG